The window AATGAGAAACAGATAATCTTCTCTAAGGTATTTGCAATGCAATTTGACAATGCCTTTTTTCAAGTTTTGAGTGGTTGAGAATGTATTAATTTTGGAATGTGTTGTCAGGGTCCGGTGATACAAGTGATAAAGATTGATGACTGGTTAAGTGGGAGGGATTCGGTTGTCACACTAAGTGATCACAGTGCAAGGATTACTTGTATGAGGTGAGTTGGTGTTGTGTGTGGTTTTTGTTGGTTTGCTGCTGGTGTTTTTTAATGCTTGATGATGTCTTGGTGTTTCATTCGGAATTGCTTACTTTTGAGGTTGTGATCACTATTCTGTTGTTTAGATTTTTGTTATCTGAATTGCTAACCTACCAAAGGTCATTGGGATATTCAGGATTGTGATTCTAATATCTTTGAAATAAACTGCAGACTGTTTTCACTTAATGAAACATCTTTATATCGAAGTGAAGAACAAAGGAAAGAGAATGTTTTGGTCACTTCAAGCTCTGATCATTGTATCCGGCTATGGTGGAAGGTATTAAAGGAACTTAAAGAATACGGTCTTACTGTTTGGCTGTTTTGACATTTGATTCGTTCATTGTAAACTCTTTCTCCAATAACTTGTGCTTCCTCTCTTTTCTCTGAGCCAATTTAATGTACACCTGGTGTTGGTAATTGAATGATTCTCTATCTGATTCAGTGGGTACTATTCTACTGTTAACAGTATTCTTCATTTCTTAGTTTAGTTCCAAGCATGGGACATAAGGATAATGATTTGTTGATTTATGGGTGATTGCTCATGCCTTTAATCCTCGAAGATATTAATCTCCTTCTTTCCTTTTTAGGGTTCTTGCCGACGATGTTTAACAGGTCACAGAGGCTCAGTTACAGCCCTGTCTGATAAATTGCTAGGCAATGGTACTGGAAAAGTATTGGCAAGTGGAGGGGAAGATGGCACAGTTCGCCTTTGGTCTCTTAGTTCCAGTGGAAGACGTGGCAAGTATGCTTTAAAGGCTACTTTCTATGGACATCAGAAACCCATCAAATTGATGTCAGTTGCTGGGTATGATTTGGTTAAGGCTATCTCAATTTGTCTAATGATTTGCGGTGTTACTTATTGAGTTCATCACAATATGCATAAGTGCTTGCCCCTTAGTTGGAGGCTTGAAGATATATAATAATTTGAAACAGAAACAAGAGTTATATATTTATACTTCTTCTATGTTGCACTTGCCAAATAATTTGTTGTTGATATAACATAGATTTACCAAGCTTCCCTTGTAGCTAATCTAAGTTAAGTGATGCAAAACAAACAGACGGTGAATTTTTGCTTCAGTTAGCCTAATAAGGCCGAATCTGGGAATCAATATCTTTTCTTTTCTAATTGTCCTGGTATGGGTTTATGAACTAGTGATAACTGGGTCTAAATTTATAAATTTATGGTATTTCAGTAAATTTATTTGTTATGGGCTTATAGCTTGATTTGTATAGCAAGTCGTATTCTGATTTATCCCTTTGTGTGATGAGCTTATAGGGGATTAATCATGATAGTTTGCCCATATTAGCTGCACCTCATAGTTAATCATCTAGCTATGTTTCTTGTGCGTTCGAAAACTCATAATTTGTTTTTCTTTTACCTGGCAGGCATAAAACTTCTATTTTGGTAACTGTTACAGGAGATTCTAAGGTATGCTTATATTTACCTTTCTTTTTGTTATTACCTTATTCATCAATCTAATGCTGCATTCTTCTGAGATCTAATCATCCTCTTGACAATTTGTTTTATATCATTGGCTTTCTGATGATTGTGGTTTCTAATAGGTGAGGTTATGGGATGCAGCTTCACAGTCTGCTGTTCCTTCTTCATCTTGTGTGGGAATGACTTCAGTTCCTGGTCCCCTTGTAAACATGAAGTGCCATGAACAGTTGCTCTATCTTGCCGCCGGTTCCTCTGTTGTTGTAATCGATCTGAGGACAATGCGACAAGTTATCTCATATTCTATAGATGAAAAATTATATTCTTTTGAGGCCATTCCTTCAAAATCCTTATTCTGCGTAGGCAGTAACAATGGCAGGTACAACACTCAAAATTCCTCTGGTTTCACGTCTTTTTGTTTGATTAGTTCAACTTAGCTTGCATTACTTTACCAGTAGTTTTGTCCTTATTGAGACAAATTAATTTGATGATGCAGAGCGATGCTTTACGATATCAGGAGGGTCAAGCTTTACAACTCGAAAGCAGAACTAGTAACTG of the Fragaria vesca subsp. vesca linkage group LG6, FraVesHawaii_1.0, whole genome shotgun sequence genome contains:
- the LOC101297454 gene encoding uncharacterized protein LOC101297454, with the protein product MAEIPPPPTVNQIPSSPWPATHMTDVDEDALAHCTSFLSLQDVSNMAMTCKYLQKVAYSDSIWRRNFSESWPQQTPAFASPASGVREAYLRRRTDLLQFKFSDPVVADFVTDTKPVDHILLNEKQIIFSKGPVIQVIKIDDWLSGRDSVVTLSDHSARITCMRLFSLNETSLYRSEEQRKENVLVTSSSDHCIRLWWKGSCRRCLTGHRGSVTALSDKLLGNGTGKVLASGGEDGTVRLWSLSSSGRRGKYALKATFYGHQKPIKLMSVAGHKTSILVTVTGDSKVRLWDAASQSAVPSSSCVGMTSVPGPLVNMKCHEQLLYLAAGSSVVVIDLRTMRQVISYSIDEKLYSFEAIPSKSLFCVGSNNGRAMLYDIRRVKLYNSKAELVTELDGGHTGPLTHLHMDPYKIVTGGRGREDSHVNVWESNTGALISSLTCDMEEASMDALAVNGCRIVTANTSHLENSGVLRYRDFNNASCPAVNREGGHLSKFWNPQSYSDSETE